CTTGCTCTTTTTGATAAAAGGAGGTTTTCCCACTCGCGAGCAGCTCCTCGACGAGTGCCGGAATCTTCTCGTTTTCCTCACGCATTTTTGCCACTGACTTTTCGAGACCGATGGCATCCCACGTTTCGAATGGCCCCATCTCCCAGCCGAAGCCCCACTTCATGGCCTGGTCAACAGAGACGATATCGTCAGCGATCTCATATGCCTTTTCAGCAGAGTACAGCAGTACCTTTTTGAAGACACTCCAGACGAACTCACTGCCCTTGTCCTTGCCGTATGCGAGCGCTCTCAACTTCTCAGGCAGTGTCTTGGCTGTTTTGGCTGCTTCGAGGGAAGCAAACTTCGGCCTCACACTTGGACGGTATTCCAGCGTGTCAACCGACAGTGCCAAAATCTCTTTGCCTTTCTCCGTCTTCACCTGCTTGAAAAAGCCTTGCCCAGCTTTTTGCCCGATCCATTTTTTCTCCACCATTTGCAGAACGAACTCCGGCACTTCAAAAACAGAGCGCTCCTGCTCATCCGTGCTTTTATTCCTGACGTTACCCGCCACATGCACGTACGTATCCAGTCCCACGACATCGAGTGTGCGGAACGTCGCGCTCTTCGGACGGCCGATGACCGGACCTGTCAACGCATCTACCTCATCTACCCCAAGCCCCAGTCGCACCATTTCGTGGATCGACACCTGCAATCCATATGTACCGATCCGATTGGCGATGAAGTTCGGTGTATCCTTGCAAACGACCATTCCTTTTCCGAGCACATGCTCACCAAAATGCTTCATGAAAAAGATGACCTGCGGGTCTGTATCAAGACCTGGAATCAGCTCCAACAGCTTCAAGTAGCGCGGTGGGTTAAAAAAGTGCGTGCCGAGGAAATGCTTGCGGAAGTCATCCGAGCGTCCCTCTGCCATTTCATTGATAGAAACCCCAGACGTATTGGAAGACACGATGGTCCCTGGCTTGCGATGCGCTTCTACCATAGCGAAGACGCTTTTCTTCACTTCGATGTTCTCGACAACTACCTCAATAATCCAATCGACCTCGCTCAAGCAAGAGAGATGATCCTCGAAGTTACCAACTGTAATCAAGTCGATGTTCTTTTTATCGTAGAGCGGCGCCGGCTTCTCCTTCAAAAGTCGGTCTCGGCCCGCTTGTGCTATCCGGTTTTTCACCACGCTATCAGACAAAGAAAGTCCTTTATTACTCTCATCTGCTGTCAATTCACGCGGCACGATGTCCAGTAAATAAGTGGGAATACCGACGTTGGCTAAATGTGCTGCGATCCCGGCGCCCATGACGCCTGAACCGAGAACTGCCGCCTTGCGAATTTTGCGTTCCATCTCCAAATCCTCCTTTTTAAAAAACCTAGTCATGACTGATTCATGGTCAAAAAGAATGGCCTCGCAACAGTGAATACCTAATATTCAGACTAGCAGAGTATTTTTAAAACTTCTACTTTCTCCATAGATATTCCTGTGTGCGTCAGCACATGTCTCGTATTGAATGAATGCTCATTCAGTATGTGGGTTAAAAAATGACATCCCACGTTTTGGCTGTTTTACACGCCCGGAGATGCTACGCTCCCACCAACTGAATCACCGTTCAGTTTTTATTGTAATCGAAAATTCTGTCAGTTGCAATCGTCACTTCATGAAAGAAAAGAAAAGGGGCACACTGTTGTCCGGTCCCCCTTTTCTGAGCTATTTTTGTGTGTAAATCAGCGCAGTGATCTTGCGTCCGTATGCGTTGGACGCGTCTTCTTCCAATCGGTATTCAATCTGGAAGTCTCCGTTTTTCGGGTCTAGATAATGAGCAATCACCCAAAGGATTTTCGAATTGTTCTCGTCTGCCTTGACCGATACTTTTACCGGCCCGTTGTACGTAGGCACTTGCTCCAGCTTTGCCATGCTTTTTCGTGCATCGTCGGTAAAGAGCGCAGACAGCTGCTTCTGATTTTTTGTTTCGTACGCCAAATTCGCTGCTCGTAAATACACCTGCGCGATGTGCTTCTGATTCGCAGGTGAACCCCGGAACTGCGAAGCTACATCCATCCGGTAATAATCAATCAGTCGATCCATCACAACGATGTATTCTGCACGCGTCAGGATCTTGTTCGGAGAAAAGGTCTTCTCTGTGCGAAACAGATTGAATTCCCGGATCGCCAGTGGATATGGTGAATATGTATCTCGATAGAATCGGTCGCGCTTCCATTCGTAATAGCTGTTAAAGAAAGAGACTGTATCTTGTGGTTTAATATTGGCCGTACGGAATTTTTGTGGGGCCATCATATGAAACAATATCAAGCTGGCCTCTTCTCTCGTCAATGGCCACTGCATTCCGGCACTGGACATCCACCACTTCGGATTTTCCTTCTCTTGCTTTTTCATCAAGTGCCCGGTTTCAGCCAAATATAGATAGTACAGCATCCGGTCTCCTGGATCAAACTTGCCCAGATCGTCTGTTTCGATTTTCATCATGGTCTTTAGGTTGCTCAGCAGTTGATCTACTTCCCCCCGGAGTAGATAGCGCTGATCCAGGTTTGGCTTGCGTTCTGGCTTTTCTATCGGTCCGTATATTGCCTCAAATACGCGATTCAGCATAACCAGAGCTTCGCCTCGAGTAACTGGCTTGTTTGGGTAAAAAGGCTGATATCCCGTTCTTTTTACGATGCCGAGATCCGCCATTTTTTCGATCTGCTCACTTGCCCAATGTCCCTGTATGTCCGTATACATGCCAGGCGCAGACGCATTCGCACTCCCTGAAAAAACGCTTTGCACCACTAGCAGTGCCAAGAGAAAAACGATAGCAAAACGCTTTACCATGACTTACGATAACTCCTTTCTTTTCATGATCGTTTCCTTACTCCCTTTTTTTGGTAATTCTCCCCCAGTAGCATCCATTCCTGCCATATTGGTCTATTTTCCTGGGTCTGATCTCTCCCTTTCTTGTATCGGGATGAAAACGGAACTTTGTTATACTTTTTCAGAAGAAATGAAAAAGAGCCGCACTTTGTATGAGCGGCCCAATTATATTCTTTTACTCTACGCGCTGACTATCCTTCAATCTGCTCTGACCAGCCTGGTCCCTTGGTCACAAGGGGTCCATATAAGAAAATGTTGATGAGAGTAAACAGGACGATAATCCCAAGAGCAGTCCCTAACATGGATGTCTCCAGCGAAAAACTGGCGAGGACGACTAGACCTCCTGCCATAAGGCCTATAACCAACGGGAATAGAAAAAGAGCCATCGGTTATCCCAACGGCTCTCATGATTAGTTTTGTGGTACAAAGCTGCCATCACGCAGCATCGTCAACTCGCCCATCATGAATGCTAAATCTTCGTTTTCGTCAAACTTTCCACTTTCCTCCAAAGCTTCCAAACGACGCAGAAGCATGTTGGCAAAGTCTTGAATCTGTACCGGATGTCCCTCCGTATCGGCATCATCCAAAATGTCAAAACCAGTCAAGGCCTCCAAGTGGGTCACGATACGGAAACCGCCGATTTCCCCCAGTAACTCCGGCTTGTTCATTTTTGATTTCTCTAATTTTTGCAGCATGGACAAAATATCATTCGCTACCACGCTAGGGAAAGCAACCTGATAAAAGTTGCGATTTTTCGCTTCATCGGTTTTGATAATCAACACATCAATCCCGTCTGGTTTTTTTGCTTTTTTGCCAAACCCAAACATATATTCCACCTCAATCGTTCGATCTGTCCAACTCTCTCCATGATAGACATAATCCGAGAGTCAGACAACCCCTATCCATATATTAACTGGGCTATTTGTCTTTTTTGACACACACGCTAACGTTAAACGACTGCTCCCAAGTGAGGTGCGCCATGAAAGTTAACTGGAAAAACTGGATGTTTATTCTCGTTCTCTCTTTGCTCGTCACAGGATGCATGACGCAAGTAAAGCAGGAGCATGCAAAAAACAAGGCCAAAACACAGAGTAAGCCCGCCGCGCAGTCTGCCATCCAAAAGCTTGGGGATAACAAAATGGATGTCGTCCTCTTTTTGAAACAAGCCGAGCATCAACTGGAAAATGTATATTACGCTGCCGCGGACAATGCCAAAGGCAAATCTGTAGTTGAGGATGGTCTCGTCTTTCGAGAATTGCCTAAGCGCTTCGACAGTAAAGACAAGATAACGGGGTACTTCAGTCGTTTTTGGAGCCGTCCACTGGCAGAAGCCATGTACGACAACATGACAACCAAGTTGGTGAAGGAAAAGGTATACGTGGCAATCCCACGCGTCGACTATCCGACTTTGATCTCGGTTCGAAACACGACTGTTCAAAAAAACAATGGGGAACTCAATGTGACCGTAGAAGATGTAACCGATCCCTCCTTTGCTTCTGACCGCACGCTGCGCTACCGACTCGTGCGCGATCAAAAGACGAAACGGTTCGAAATCAAATCACGGATGGGCGCTTATGGGAATGAACAATTTCAATAAGCCTCTTGACATTTCTTGCGGATCCAGCGAATAATAGTGAATTAATAAGCACATAGTGAGCGGCAATGACGGGGAATAGTAAAACCGCCCTTCAGGTCCAGAGAGCGAAATCCACCGGCTGAGAGGTTTCGTCCTTGAATCGGTTTGAACCCACCCCAGAGCATCCAGGGAAGACCTGGACAGGTTTCTTTCACCTGTTATCAAAGAAAGAGAGCCGGGCGTTTCTTGGCTGAAGTATACCTTCAGTCCAAAACGTCAAATAAGGTGGTACCGCGTGAGGTTTTCAAGCCCTTTCGTCCTTATCAAAGAGACGAGAGGGCTTTTTTCTGTGAAAAACGTCTCGACGTTTTTCATAAAGGTGGATGCGACCGCTTGCGGTCAACAAAACGGTCATGACCGTTTTGTATGCAAGAAGGGGGTTTTGAGATGAAAAAAGGTAAATTGCGTTTGGTAGTAAAGGTGGGGAGCAGTTCGATTGCAGCAGCTACAGGCGGTGTTGATCCGGCAAAAATGTCGCTGCTTGTCTCCGCTATCAGCCAATTGCGCGAAGTGGGTCATCAGGTTGTCCTAGTCTCCTCAGGAGCTGTCGCCAGCGGTTATCAAAGTCTCGGCTATCAGCAGCGCCCCCGATCCTTGGCAGCCAAGCAAGCAGCGGCAGCCATCGGGCAAAGCCTGTTGATGCAAACCTATACGCAAATGTTCGGCGCTCATAACTTCAGCGTGGCGCAAATCTTGCTCACACGCGGAGACTTTTCTCACAAGGAACGATATCAACACGCATTCTCTACGCTGTCACTGCTTTTAGATAAAAACATTTTGCCAATCATCAATGAAAACGACACAGTATCCGTAGCGGAATTGACCTTCGGAGACAATGATATGCTGGGCGCACTCGTTGCTGGTCTCATCCATGCCGATTTGTACATGATCCTGACTGATACGAATGGCCTGTATGACAAGGACCCGCGTTATCATGCTGATGCCAAACACATGGGCTGGCTCGAATGTGTGACGGAAGAAATCGAGGCACTTGCAGGCGGAGCTTCCCAACTGGGAACAGGTGGTATGCGCTCCAAGCTGATCGCAGCAAAAACCGCCCAATCATTAGGAATTCCCGGCTTTATTGGAAAATTGACGAATCCCACAGATTTGCTCGATGTCCTTACTGGCAACGGGAATGGCACCTACGTCAACTATCATCCCGAAGCATCTGCAACAAACAGCGTTCCTACTCGCAAGCAATGGATTGCGCTTCACTCCCCTATCCGTGGAAAAATAATGGTTGATAGCGGTGCAGCGGAAGCGATTTTGGAAAACAGCAAAAGCTTGCTCCTAGCAGGTGTCCGCGATGTATCCGGCATGTTCGAGCAAGGTGAGGTTATTGAGGTTTACTGTGAGGGGACGTTGATCGGTCGTGGTATCAGCAGATTTACCGCAGCACAGTTAAGTGATTTTCTTTCCCCTGATAACGTAACGCGACACAGCGGTACTGTTATACATCGAGATGAATGGGCGCCTGTCATCTAAGCGAATCCGTGTAGATAGAAAAAGGAGTTGGAGAAACCATGAAAAGCTTGAAGGAAAAAGTGCATACACAATTGAGCCTGGCCAAACAGGCTTCACGAAAAATGGCTATACTCTCTCGCAAACAAAAAGACGAGGTGCTCGTCGCAATCGGCAACCAGCTGCTGGCAGATGAGGCTGTTATTCTCTCCGAAAACGCCAAAGACATCGCCATCGCGAGAACAGACGGTCAGCCTGCCTCCTATCTAGATCGTCTCTTGTTGACGCCGGAGCGAATAACACAACTCGTGGATAGTCTGGCGCAGCTGGTATCCCTCGATGATCCTGTCGGGGAACGGATCGACTCGTGGACACGGCCAAACGGACTTTTCATCGAACAAATCCGCGTCCCTCTCGGCGTCATTGGAATGGTGTATGAAGCCAGACCGAACGTCACCGTTGACGCAGCAGCAATCGCCATCAAAACAGGCAATGCGATCGTCTTGCGCGGCAGCCACAGCGCTGTTCATAGCAATCTCGCGCTGGTGACTAGTATTCGTCAAGCGCTCACTGCGACCGGACTTGACGCGGAAGCGGTGCAGTACTTGCCTTTTGCCGAACATGCTTCTGTCGATTACTTGTGCACCGCCAATGGTCTCGTCGATGTCATCATCCCACGGGGTGGCGCAGGACTGATCCAGCGCGTACTGCAAATCGCAAGCGTTCCTGTACTCGAAACAGGCGTTGGCAATTGCCACATTTATGTGGATGAAGCGGCTCACTATGACATGGCTGAAAGCATCGTGATCAATGCCAAAACAAGTCGTCCTGCCGTATGCAATGCTGCCGAAACCCTACTCGTGCACCGCAGTTGGCCACAGGAAAATCAACGTGCCTTGCTTCAAAAGCTCTTGGCGATGGGCGTTGAGCTCCGCACTTGTGAGCGTACGATCGAGCTGCATACTGACCTCGCCGCACAACTGCACCAAGCAACATCAGAAGATTGGGATACAGAATACTCTGCGCTGATTATGGCGGTTCGCACTGTCGATAGCCTGAGCGAGGCCATTGAACATATTACAGCGCATACTTCCGGTCATTCCGAGGCAATCGTAACGGAAGATGAAATCGCAGCCCGTCAGTTTTTGACTGCGATCGATGCCACAGCGGTTTATCACAACGCCTCTACCCGCTTTACCGATGGTGGAGAATTCGGCTTCGGTGCTGAGATCGGCATCAGCACGCAAAAATTACATGCTCGTGGGCCAATGGGCTTGCCAGCGCTCACTTCTTACAAGTATGTCGTACGCGGAAACGGCCAAATCCGATAGTCCAAGGGGAGGGAATCACCATGAGCAACCAAGCAACAGCGATTACAGAAGGGCGGATCGGTTTTCTCGGTGCAGGCTCGATCGTGGAGGCCATGCTTTCTGGTATCGGAAAGAAAGGGTTACTCCCTTCTGAGCGTATTTCCGTCACGAACCGCAACAATATGGAGCGTTTGGAGCAGTTGGCAAATGACTACGGAGTAACTGTTACTCAGGACAAATTTGACGTAGTCCGTTCTTCCGATATTTTAATTTTGGCTATCAAGCCGAAGGATGCCGCAGAGGCTTTGCTGGATTTGCGTGGGGTCGTTCGTTCCGACCAATTGATTATCTCGGTAATCGCTGGCGTCTCCACCAGCTTGATCGGAGAGTGGCTCGGTGCAGAGTGCCCGATTATCCGCACGATGCCTAATACATCGTCTGCGGTTGGTTTGTCCGCTACCGGACTGTGCGCAAATCCGTTTGTCCAGGAAGAGCACTGCGAGCTGGCTACCAAACTTTTCGAAGCAATTGGCACCGTATATGAAGTCGCCGAGGAAGAGCTGGACATCATTACTGGATTGTCTGGAAGCGGCCCTGCTTATATTTACTATTTGGTGGAGGCCATGATGGGGGCAGGTGCCAAAGCGGGACTAGATCGGGAAATGGCGCGCCAATTAACGCTGCAAACCGTGATTGGCGCGGCACATATGCTGCTCGATACACGCGAAGAGCCTTCGATTCTCCGCCAAAAAGTAACGAGTCCGGGCGGAACGACCCAGGCAGGGCTGGAAGTATTGGAAGCCTATCAGTTTCAGGAGGCTGTCACGGCAGCCATCCTGCGTGCTGCCGAAAGATCGCGGGAGATGGGGGCACAATACCAGTAAAGTCGTTTTGTCCCTCCTTCTTGTCATGTATAATAAAAAAGATCAAGCATAGTCGAGAAAAATGACGAAGGAGGTCCCATGGAAATTTACGCCTTGTACGGCACCAGTGGAACAGGAAAAAGCACCAGTGCATTAGAACTTGCTCACCGAATGAACATCGACGCCATTATTGATGATGGCATCCTGATTTACCAGGGACGCAAGGTGGCCGGAACCTCTGCCAAATATGAGAAGACAAAAATTCAGGCGGTAAAACGAGCTATTTTTCATTATAAGGAGCACGCTGAAGAAGTACGACGAAGTCTTGGCGAGATTCAACCAAGCCGACTACTCGTGTTAGGAACTTCGCAACGGATGATTGGTCGTATCGTCGAAGCGCTGCATTTGCCTTTTCAGGTGGACTTCATCCCGATTGAATCCATCAAGCCTCCGCAGGAAATCGAGGCTGCCCGCTACGTGCGGGAAACAATGGGCAAGCACACGATACCGATTCCGCGTGTGGAGGTAGAAAAAGATT
The window above is part of the Brevibacillus brevis NBRC 100599 genome. Proteins encoded here:
- a CDS encoding 3-hydroxyacyl-CoA dehydrogenase/enoyl-CoA hydratase family protein, which produces MERKIRKAAVLGSGVMGAGIAAHLANVGIPTYLLDIVPRELTADESNKGLSLSDSVVKNRIAQAGRDRLLKEKPAPLYDKKNIDLITVGNFEDHLSCLSEVDWIIEVVVENIEVKKSVFAMVEAHRKPGTIVSSNTSGVSINEMAEGRSDDFRKHFLGTHFFNPPRYLKLLELIPGLDTDPQVIFFMKHFGEHVLGKGMVVCKDTPNFIANRIGTYGLQVSIHEMVRLGLGVDEVDALTGPVIGRPKSATFRTLDVVGLDTYVHVAGNVRNKSTDEQERSVFEVPEFVLQMVEKKWIGQKAGQGFFKQVKTEKGKEILALSVDTLEYRPSVRPKFASLEAAKTAKTLPEKLRALAYGKDKGSEFVWSVFKKVLLYSAEKAYEIADDIVSVDQAMKWGFGWEMGPFETWDAIGLEKSVAKMREENEKIPALVEELLASGKTSFYQKEQGKRSVFSIGGTYKDVEESKENINLAALKEQGKLIKKNAGAALIDLGDGVACLEFTSPHNALGMDVLHMASQAAEEVQKNFAGLVIGNQGKNFCVGMNLAMALMEAQDENWLELDMLVTNFHKTARALRYMHRPVVAAPFGMTLGGGVEVVYLADRVQVSAETYLGLVEVGVGLLPGGGGTKEMLFRAMENVPEGGSVPVDPFPFVAKAFEAIAMAKVSTSGQEAINLGYLRPTDRISVNADHLLYDAKQLVLTMDKEGYTPPAPRKIRVIGETGYANLRQNIYAMKKSGYISEHDELIASKVAYVMSGGNVPAGTEVTENYILELEKQAFLELIKTPKSQQRMQHMLTKNKPLRN
- a CDS encoding S-layer homology domain-containing protein; translated protein: MVKRFAIVFLLALLVVQSVFSGSANASAPGMYTDIQGHWASEQIEKMADLGIVKRTGYQPFYPNKPVTRGEALVMLNRVFEAIYGPIEKPERKPNLDQRYLLRGEVDQLLSNLKTMMKIETDDLGKFDPGDRMLYYLYLAETGHLMKKQEKENPKWWMSSAGMQWPLTREEASLILFHMMAPQKFRTANIKPQDTVSFFNSYYEWKRDRFYRDTYSPYPLAIREFNLFRTEKTFSPNKILTRAEYIVVMDRLIDYYRMDVASQFRGSPANQKHIAQVYLRAANLAYETKNQKQLSALFTDDARKSMAKLEQVPTYNGPVKVSVKADENNSKILWVIAHYLDPKNGDFQIEYRLEEDASNAYGRKITALIYTQK
- the proB gene encoding glutamate 5-kinase, producing the protein MKKGKLRLVVKVGSSSIAAATGGVDPAKMSLLVSAISQLREVGHQVVLVSSGAVASGYQSLGYQQRPRSLAAKQAAAAIGQSLLMQTYTQMFGAHNFSVAQILLTRGDFSHKERYQHAFSTLSLLLDKNILPIINENDTVSVAELTFGDNDMLGALVAGLIHADLYMILTDTNGLYDKDPRYHADAKHMGWLECVTEEIEALAGGASQLGTGGMRSKLIAAKTAQSLGIPGFIGKLTNPTDLLDVLTGNGNGTYVNYHPEASATNSVPTRKQWIALHSPIRGKIMVDSGAAEAILENSKSLLLAGVRDVSGMFEQGEVIEVYCEGTLIGRGISRFTAAQLSDFLSPDNVTRHSGTVIHRDEWAPVI
- a CDS encoding glutamate-5-semialdehyde dehydrogenase, yielding MKSLKEKVHTQLSLAKQASRKMAILSRKQKDEVLVAIGNQLLADEAVILSENAKDIAIARTDGQPASYLDRLLLTPERITQLVDSLAQLVSLDDPVGERIDSWTRPNGLFIEQIRVPLGVIGMVYEARPNVTVDAAAIAIKTGNAIVLRGSHSAVHSNLALVTSIRQALTATGLDAEAVQYLPFAEHASVDYLCTANGLVDVIIPRGGAGLIQRVLQIASVPVLETGVGNCHIYVDEAAHYDMAESIVINAKTSRPAVCNAAETLLVHRSWPQENQRALLQKLLAMGVELRTCERTIELHTDLAAQLHQATSEDWDTEYSALIMAVRTVDSLSEAIEHITAHTSGHSEAIVTEDEIAARQFLTAIDATAVYHNASTRFTDGGEFGFGAEIGISTQKLHARGPMGLPALTSYKYVVRGNGQIR
- the proC gene encoding pyrroline-5-carboxylate reductase — protein: MSNQATAITEGRIGFLGAGSIVEAMLSGIGKKGLLPSERISVTNRNNMERLEQLANDYGVTVTQDKFDVVRSSDILILAIKPKDAAEALLDLRGVVRSDQLIISVIAGVSTSLIGEWLGAECPIIRTMPNTSSAVGLSATGLCANPFVQEEHCELATKLFEAIGTVYEVAEEELDIITGLSGSGPAYIYYLVEAMMGAGAKAGLDREMARQLTLQTVIGAAHMLLDTREEPSILRQKVTSPGGTTQAGLEVLEAYQFQEAVTAAILRAAERSREMGAQYQ